One window of the Zygotorulaspora mrakii chromosome 6, complete sequence genome contains the following:
- the LPX1 gene encoding triglyceride lipase (similar to Saccharomyces cerevisiae YOR084W; ancestral locus Anc_5.693): MDELLRSRYSKSTRVIKATFPRANDDSTLVPHKDTLNLVYDLYTPTAKSQDHCRSHVNLLFLHGSGMSRCVWEYHVAHLQDYELNWNIHKIVLVDQATHGDSAMLNQDKLGVNFDWSDGARDACKIAEVEFSDGVAAHNVVIGHSMGGFQALCCGVLMPNLFQLLITIEPVVLMHNMINVHDRTVLPTKLYQGLNSKIRDSFKDGKEYEDFMRNGSFFKAVHPEILQRMIDFERVSMCDGTIRTKINREQNIMCYLTLFPTSYWLLDSLKYIKAPVVSIVAELARWSPKENQETLKRQIPNFTQDVVPGADHLVNIEKPLETLRRIICHISRYVASKKVPSNSDLSNDERREKFNIQFYKFRAARVEDGPMALAKF; the protein is encoded by the coding sequence ATGGATGAGTTACTGCGTTCAAGGTACAGCAAAAGTACAAGGGTCATTAAGGCAACATTTCCCAGAGCTAATGATGATTCAACCTTGGTACCTCACAAGGATACTCTTAATCTCGTTTACGACTTGTACACCCCTACAGCAAAGAGTCAAGACCATTGCAGATCACACGTAAACTTGCTCTTTTTGCATGGAAGTGGTATGAGTAGATGTGTGTGGGAATACCATGTGGCGCATTTACAAGACTATGAGTTAAACTGGAATATTCACAAGATAGTGCTGGTGGATCAAGCAACACATGGTGATTCCGCAATGCTGAATCAGGACAAGCTGGGGGTTAATTTTGATTGGTCCGATGGTGCTAGAGATGCCTGCAAAATTGCAGAGGTTGAATTTTCAGATGGGGTTGCGGCTCATAACGTTGTTATTGGACATTCAATGGGTGGGTTTCAAGCTCTATGTTGTGGAGTTTTAATGCCAAATTTGTTCCAGCTCCTCATTACTATCGAGCCCGTAGTATTAATGCATAATATGATTAATGTACATGATAGAACTGTGTTGCCTACCAAGCTTTATCAGGGTTTGAACTCCAAGATCAGGGACTCTTTCAAGGATGGAAAGGAGTATGAAGATTTTATGCGGAATGGCAGTTTTTTTAAAGCAGTCCACCCTGAAATACTCCAAAGAATGATAGACTTTGAAAGAGTAAGTATGTGCGATGGAACTATTagaacaaaaataaatcgGGAACAAAATATAATGTGTTATTTGACACTTTTTCCTACGTCCTATTGGCTTCTGGATTCGCTGAAATATATCAAAGCACCTGTAGTTAGTATAGTTGCTGAGCTTGCAAGATGGAGcccaaaagaaaatcagGAGACGCTGAAGAGGCAGATACCTAACTTTACACAAGATGTAGTTCCAGGTGCAGATCATCTTGTTAACATAGAAAAACCGCTCGAAACTCTGCGCCGAATTATATGTCACATTTCTAGGTATGTTGCCAGCAAGAAGGTTCCATCTAATAGTGATCTAAGTAATGATGAAAGGCGAGAAAAGTTCAACATCCAATTCTACAAATTTCGCGCGGCGAGAGTTGAAGATGGGCCAATGGCATTGGCTAAATTTTAA
- a CDS encoding Whi5 domain-containing protein (similar to Saccharomyces cerevisiae SRL3 (YKR091W) and WHI5 (YOR083W); ancestral locus Anc_5.692): MINNADANSTPKRSAKRSSAEYMRAMASPTTLHDTDIESPETPSPPRNGRRSSASLGFLASPLHPRAEAALGKSGAHESAFIIPQSPRGKSRLLPPTTPKSRNAEVFLSPSPKLKSPNIQKENGKPIREISNGLKARLNYALVKLQNGWVDKTLSELEQELENPKHSKRHSLEAVEENAFTNGGPSGLTSALLKGSSYNNEFLSTESQSDVKEDLETAEDDDNSNSAHIAFLKALSSPKRKTSQDTSASPLRWSKQKAPVNALKKNKDQPSEVEAIETLMSLSSPQRPRSTQDFTLPVPPKISRVKAPVISPASSTSSASPDPLGNNKSAREREDFDSMIIPIMQKQSSESSAESLQKSLHAETTVPLEYDQQQTDIETDVEVSENEQHV, translated from the coding sequence ATGATCAATAACGCTGATGCCAACAGCACGCCAAAAAGAAGCGCTAAGAGGTCTTCGGCGGAGTACATGCGGGCCATGGCTTCACCCACTACTTTGCATGACACCGATATAGAATCGCCGGAAACTCCGTCACCACCTCGTAATGGTAGACGTTCCTCGGCGTCTTTGGGATTCTTGGCTTCCCCTTTGCATCCCCGGGCGGAAGCAGCGTTGGGCAAGAGTGGAGCACATGAAAGTGCATTTATTATCCCCCAATCACCTAGGGGCAAGTCAAGACTACTGCCACCTACCACTCCCAAATCCAGAAATGCGGAAGTATTTCTATCACCGTCACCGAAACTGAAGTCTCCAAATAtacaaaaggaaaatggtAAGCCTATAAGAGAGATATCCAATGGACTCAAAGCACGACTCAACTATGCCTTAGTCAAGTTACAAAACGGATGGGTAGATAAAACACTTTCAGAGCTAGAGCAGGAGCTAGAAAATCCTAAACATAGTAAGCGACATAGCCTAGAAGCTGTCGAAGAGAATGCTTTTACAAATGGTGGTCCAAGTGGGCTAACTAGTGCCTTACTAAAAGGCTCCTCATACAATAACGAATTTCTAAGTACTGAAAGTCAATCAGATGTTAAGGAAGACCTTGAAACtgcagaagatgatgataacAGTAATTCTGCACATATAGCATTTCTGAAAGCGCTTTCCAGtccgaaaagaaaaacaagcCAAGATACGTCAGCTTCACCTCTACGATGGTCTAAACAGAAGGCTCCAGTCAACGCcctgaagaaaaataaggACCAACCTTCTGAGGTAGAAGCTATTGAAACCCTCATGTCACTTTCCTCGCCGCAGAGGCCACGCTCTACACAGGACTTCACGTTACCTGTACCCCCTAAGATATCACGCGTAAAAGCACCAGTAATATCCCCTGCATCCTCTACATCTTCAGCATCTCCAGACCCGTTGGGAAACAATAAGTCAGCGagagaaagagaagacTTTGACTCCATGATCATTCCCATAATGCAGAAGCAGTCATCAGAATCATCTGCAGAGTCGCTGCAGAAATCACTACATGCTGAAACAACTGTGCCTTTGGAGTACGACCAACAACAAACGGATATAGAGACAGACGTTGAGGTTTCAGAAAATGAACAACACGTTTAA
- the PXL1 gene encoding Pxl1p (similar to Saccharomyces cerevisiae PXL1 (YKR090W); ancestral locus Anc_5.691): MFNHIYGSPFPVINPKIRYKTALERAGFDTNFHDGLMSNQLPPERRNVSTGSGSPARPNDAQQTRIMSLPGMNASETRSSPSALPVPARAPQRPRPTSAYGRLPTSLNELPRQTNGGPPQKPYSSNTSPRFAQETPVANMRYETKDVGEIRSTNGGPNKSDGNGNYGYLDRTEKLNVGNSASIKDYNALRESDGEEEGNNENRKEAKSDDRMLWNDKPVRDSKYPFNSLHSSQPSGASSSTVSKGPGHEQKMSAFDFEIAQPPPTTEIMNPIERSYMMLTQKSSFSSERSLTDSNSVHTAAKSLEEDAVLSAVSELHIPSVTKEDFSDSGRESDDNECNDMESDYNKSDDGESINFEPCAELNISLSSDQKAEHLHKNESMRNDSEHSSKISGLKLATQFDDALSQKSAEKAVGEIEDAPFKFKRPVESPVEVGSQSSLNSQKSNIDSANGTYASSPNKNKYRQMSYVGHSSLSNEDSVSTPQTATNLQVEKLLAQLNDVSEHKNAQVDSFPVPSPNGTSDERTAATTESRSALHVNAGNHYKKSSAFLSGFPTDNAPQSITIDDDNMSSTGVVGDTPLFYNFKQHKLKEFGDSGRSPREASLDEASNTKNKLVFRNVAIEPLQLKYKTAEEIEEERIRRHGTSESAELQPSTPRATSAAIENVAHSEKQVVQERSHKYPPGEGPCRLCGLEVTQKPIFSKKDNELSGQWHRNCFRCLKCNIRFSKQTPCYIFDDEPYCQQHYHEKNNSICKICNGFIEGECLENDRNERFHVNCLTCFLCKTVISNDYFIYNEEFPLCGHHDVESLMENEDIDLNGKSNLSRRRTRLINFSQS, translated from the coding sequence ATGTTCAATCACATTTATGGCTCACCATTTCCAGTGATAAATCCCAAAATAAGGTATAAGACTGCTTTAGAAAGAGCAGGTTTTGATACCAATTTTCATGATGGGTTGATGTCAAACCAGCTCCCGCCAGAACGTAGAAATGTTTCTACAGGCTCTGGAAGCCCTGCTCGTCCAAACGATGCGCAGCAAACACGCATCATGTCACTACCAGGCATGAATGCTAGTGAGACTCGGTCATCACCTTCAGCGCTGCCAGTACCTGCCCGAGCACCACAAAGACCTAGGCCCACTTCAGCATATGGCAGGTTGCCAACGTCTTTGAATGAGCTGCCCCGACAAACTAATGGCGGTCCCCCGCAGAAGCCCTATAGTAGCAACACGAGCCCTCGATTTGCTCAGGAAACCCCTGTTGCAAATATGAGATACGAAACAAAAGATGTGGGAGAGATTAGGTCTACCAACGGCGGTCCGAACAAATCTGATGGCAATGGAAATTACGGATACCTCGACCGAACCGAAAAGCTCAATGTTGGAAATAGTGCATCGATTAAAGATTACAATGCTCTTAGAGAAAGTGATGGCGAAGAAGAGGGAAACAACGAGAATCGCAAGGAAGCAAAATCAGACGATAGAATGCTGTGGAACGATAAACCTGTCAGGGATTCAAAATACCCATTCAATTCATTGCATTCATCACAACCTAGTGGTGCATCAAGTTCAACGGTATCCAAAGGGCCTGGACATGAGCAAAAGATGTCAGCTTTCGATTTTGAGATAGCTCAACCTCCGCCTACTACAGAAATTATGAATCCTATTGAACGAAGCTATATGATGCTAACTCAAAAGAGTTCATTTAGTTCAGAAAGGTCCCTGACGGACTCTAACTCCGTGCATACGGCTGCAAAGTCTCTTGAAGAGGATGCTGTATTGTCAGCAGTATCAGAATTGCATATTCCAAGTGTAACAAAAGAAGACTTCTCGGATTCAGGTAGGGAAagtgatgataatgaatgTAATGATATGGAAAGTGATTACAATAAAAGTGATGACGGCGAAAGTATAAATTTCGAGCCCTGCGCAGAACTCAATATCAGTTTGTCCTCAGATCAAAAAGCTGAACACCTACACAAGAATGAAAGTATGCGTAACGATAGCGAGCATTCATCTAAGATATCAGGTCTCAAGCTAGCTACACAATTTGATGACGCATTGTCTCAAAAATCCGCTGAAAAAGCTGTGGGCGAAATTGAGGATGCGCCATTTAAATTTAAGAGGCCAGTGGAAAGTCCTGTTGAGGTCGGCTCTCAAAGCTCTCTCAATTcacaaaaatcaaatatcGACTCGGCGAACGGTACATATGCATCTTCACCGAATAAGAACAAATATCGACAGATGTCGTACGTTGGTCATAGCTCTTTGAGCAACGAAGACAGCGTATCAACACCACAAACGGCAACAAATcttcaagttgaaaagCTTCTAGCACAATTGAATGACGTATCTGAACACAAAAATGCACAAGTCGACTCGTTCCCAGTTCCCTCACCAAACGGTACGTCAGACGAACGGACAGCAGCAACCACAGAAAGTAGATCAGCTTTGCATGTTAACGCTGGAAATCATTACAAAAAATCCAGCGCATTTCTTTCGGGCTTCCCAACTGATAATGCGCCGCAATCTATCACAAtcgatgatgataatatGTCATCCACTGGAGTTGTTGGAGATACCCCATTATTCTATAACTTCAAGCAGCATAAATTGAAGGAGTTCGGTGATTCAGGACGCAGTCCTCGTGAAGCATCATTGGATGAAGCTTCAAacacaaaaaataaattggtATTTAGGAATGTCGCAATAGAACCTCTACAACTAAAGTACAAGACTGCGGAGGAGATAGAGGAAGAGCGCATCAGGAGACATGGTACCAGCGAGTCGGCAGAGTTACAGCCCAGTACGCCACGAGCCACGTCAGCAGCTATTGAGAACGTAGCACATTCAGAAAAGCAAGTTGTTCAGGAACGTTCACATAAGTATCCCCCAGGGGAAGGCCCTTGTCGATTATGCGGATTAGAAGTCACGCAGAAACCCATATTTTCCAAGAAAGATAACGAATTATCTGGTCAATGGCATCGTAATTGTTTCAGATGCTTGAAATGTAATATAAGATTCAGCAAGCAAACGCCATGCTATATTTTCGATGATGAGCCTTATTGTCAACAACACTACCATGAGAAAAACAACAGCATATGCAAAATTTGCAACGGTTTTATAGAGGGAGAATGCTTGGAAAACGATAGAAATGAGAGATTTCATGTAAACTGCCTCACATGCTTTCTGTGTAAGACGGTTATCTCTAATGATTACTTCATTTACAATGAAGAATTCCCACTATGTGGACACCATGATGTTGAGTCTTTAATGGAGAATGAAGACATTGACTTGAACGGTAAAAGCAATCTATCTAGAAGAAGAACAAggttgataaatttttctcagTCCTAA
- the TGL4 gene encoding triacylglycerol lipase (similar to Saccharomyces cerevisiae TGL4 (YKR089C) and TGL5 (YOR081C); ancestral locus Anc_5.690) yields MDGNMSLQRQPFAVTKHLIEKYYELIQGKSSPVNRSSKSANHKLLRISKNRVDKPGSRHRKSNVEICVNSDDEISSDDEEDRQKEEEQVSFFLRCKSFIYSLFVGDYDKSLLIEKILAEKQHAVSYEEWGYAGLRLDELTDKMKWKQEVESNLYDYKLIEELTRKLREQRQAEDYAGLLYTIRTRWVRNLGNMGDVNLYRHSHVGTKFLIDEYLNESRFALDALVNQTDLDDHYVLGILQQTRRNIGRTALVLSGGGTFGLFHIGVLSTLFELDLLPRVISGSSAGAIVASILSAHYKDEIPELLERVLETDFNIFKDDKQKSESENLLIKLSRFLKNGTWFDNKHLVQTMIKFLGELTFREAYNRTGKILNITVSPASLFEQPRLLNNLTAPNVLIWSAVCASCSLPGIFPSSPLYEKDPTTGERREWSGSASVKFVDGSVDNDLPISRLSEMFNVDHIIACQVNVHVFPLLKFSLSCVGGDIEDEFTARLKQTLTNVYDFMANEAIHALELACELGIAKNALTKLRSVLSQQYSGDITILPDMKMLFRLNELLANPSKEFLLRETTNGARATWPKVSIIQNHCGQEFALDKAITALKGKIISSSSIKSPLQFSKFPVGLIRSRVLKDDINISSALDDNLFESESIKSLLLLQENSTSYRHGSSGKLTLPLHRSPTSLRHQRRKSETNYKPRNASKSVSFPVSFSSSRIQRPVHRVSNNQVALTKKNSSGHISFQKGVFPERRRSQEKIELPYVSNDLDWPHSAPLKSGDRVVDSSPLRNAKSRLRKNKNKKIYGTSTGSDDDGKSVTYESSFDPNEKPNSHHGRKNSFSEAAKKMDRRLSSSTGSACSPKSSNKTLQFEDDQTSLNEHTSSKQ; encoded by the coding sequence ATGGATGGGAACATGTCGCTGCAGCGTCAACCTTTTGCAGTGACCAAACatttgattgaaaaatattacGAGCTCATTCAAGGTAAATCATCTCCAGTTAATCGCTCTTCTAAGTCTGCTAATCACAAACTCCTAAGAATATCAAAGAATCGCGTTGATAAACCAGGTTCACGGCACAGGAAGAGTAACGTTGAAATTTGTGTCAACAGCGATGACGAGATATCCAGtgatgacgaagaagatCGACAGAAGGAAGAGGAGCAGGTCTCTTTTTTCCTAAGATGTAAATCATTCATATACAGCCTTTTCGTTGGTGATTACGATAAAAGCTTGCTGATAGAGAAGATACTGGCTGAAAAACAGCACGCTGTATCATACGAAGAATGGGGTTATGCGGGACTGCGTCTGGACGAATTAACAGATAAGATGAAATGGAAGCAAGAAGTAGAATCTAATCTATATGACTATAAACTGATTGAAGAGTTAACAAGAAAACTACGTGAGCAAAGACAGGCGGAGGATTACGCAGGCTTATTGTATACCATAAGAACTAGATGGGTACGAAATTTGGGGAACATGGGTGATGTAAACTTGTACAGACATTCTCATGTGGGAACCAAGTTTCTTATTGACGAATATTTGAACGAATCCCGTTTTGCACTGGATGCTTTAGTAAATCAAACAGATCTGGATGACCATTATGTTCTTGGAATCTTACAGCAAACTAGAAGGAATATTGGCAGAACAGCCTTGGTTTTGAGTGGTGGAGGAACTTTCGGTTTATTTCATATTGGTGTTCTTTCCACCCTTTTCGAGCTTGATTTGTTGCCTCGTGTCATAAGTGGTAGCAGTGCAGGTGCCATTGTCGCTAGTATCCTCTCAGCTCATTACAAAGATGAAATACCCGAACTGTTAGAGCGTGTCTTGGAAACAGACtttaacattttcaaagatgataaaCAGAAGAGCGAAAGTGAGAACCTGCTAATCAAGCtatcaagatttttgaaaaatggcaCTTGGTTCGATAACAAGCATTTGGTTCAGACaatgataaaatttcttggTGAATTGACATTTAGAGAGGCATATAATAGaactggaaaaattttaaatatCACAGTATCTCCGGCATCATTGTTTGAGCAACCAAGATTGTTAAATAATTTAACAGCTCCAAATGTTTTAATATGGTCCGCGGTTTGTGCATCATGCTCATTACCGGGAATATTCCCCTCGAGTCCATTGTATGAAAAAGATCCAACTACCGGAGAAAGACGTGAATGGTCTGGCAGTGCTTCTGTTAAATTTGTTGATGGATCTGTAGATAATGACCTTCCGATATCCAGATTATCTGAAATGTTTAATGTCGACCACATAATCGCGTGTCAAGTTAACGTTCATGTGTTTCCTCTGCTAAAATTCTCATTATCCTGTGTTGGTGGGGATATAGAAGACGAATTTACAGCTAGATTGAAACAAACATTAACGAACGTCTACGATTTTATGGCAAATGAAGCTATACACGCTTTGGAGCTTGCATGCGAATTGGGAATTGCTAAAAATGCGCTAACAAAGTTACGGTCAGTTTTATCACAACAATATTCTGGTGACATTACCATATTACCTGACATGAAGATGCTGTTTAGACTAAACGAGCTATTGGCTAATccatcaaaagaatttttgctTAGAGAAACTACAAATGGTGCTCGTGCGACATGGCCTAAAGTTTCcattattcaaaatcattgtGGACAAGAGTTTGCTCTCGACAAGGCAATTACCGCTCTTAAAGGAAAAATTAtctcttcatcatccaTTAAGAGTCCTCtgcaattttcaaaatttcctgTCGGGTTAATTAGGTCTCgagttttgaaagatgataTTAACATAAGCAGTGCATTAGATGATAATCTCTTTGAATCAGAATCAATCAAATCTCTACTTCTTTTGCAAGAGAACTCTACGTCATATCGACATGGCTCTAGTGGTAAATTAACGCTACCTCTTCATAGATCTCCAACAAGTTTAAGACACCAGCGAAGGAAATCTGAGACTAATTATAAGCCTCGAAATGCAAGCAAATCAGTGTCTTTTCctgtttcattttcttcttcccgAATTCAGAGACCGGTGCACAGAGTTTCGAATAACCAGGTTGCTttaacaaagaaaaatagcTCAGGTCATATTTCATTTCAGAAAGGCGTCTTCCCTGAGCGGAGAAGAAGtcaagaaaagattgaatTACCATATGTTAGTAATGACCTCGACTGGCCTCATTCTGCTCCATTGAAATCGGGGGATAGGGTTGTTGATAGTTCCCCATTAAGGAACGCCAAAAGTCGGTTGAGAAAGAacaagaataaaaaaatatatggGACTTCGACGGGttctgatgatgatggaaaaAGTGTGACATATGAAAGCAGTTTTGACCCCAATGAGAAACCAAACTCACATCACGGCCGGAAAAATAGCTTCAGCGAGGCTGCGAAAAAGATGGATCGAAGGCTATCATCATCCACTGGCAGTGCATGTTCTCCCAAGAGTAGTAACAAGACCCTACAATTTGAAGACGACCAGACAAGCCTTAACGAGCATACTTCATCAAAACAGTAG
- the DIA2 gene encoding DNA-binding SCF ubiquitin ligase subunit DIA2 (similar to Saccharomyces cerevisiae DIA2 (YOR080W); ancestral locus Anc_5.689): MNGTDDVVEKALDLGTAYFKGEDFVKAKDIFKKALQLVRSYDEQELGRIRERYGAKEVTTARESPSSCKVYHPRYVRILDNLSATYEKLGELETALKYAQKMTDVEPYNLKCFIRGGKILQKLRRDRSALKLYDKAIKMTKQTDRQFVVGPQSRWLTIIDQQKRYVSNRIKTQSLNCKQLMPVSDLSSKRTYLDPIAKEQRLFKKTKDSKCQATSPQVVAVDFIRQLPLEVIPFILKRFTSKELLQLVPVCKTWKNIILKLPEIFRSFVLHRASPKDIGNFCDFLRTVSSQYSNPLQGFPVESIHFSVKAPSDEIKTLDLLFLRLQDVCFRKMILTVPNCSTSHFAKITSKDRDLTKRMNELSVVLSLRQDKHHENKILKNFPNLKRIEIIFESSVVPITELSSVSQEVNVDAGCMNAIESFKLICNYGKIKTFPFLDLFKSGVSKNLSSLCITGVTFTRGTTQFDWLRNFKSLKDIWIEGNKNATFSSFMKLFRDYSLSTHLTTLTFREDSISARFDLEEVSDDYFYGNNLKNLSSLDVMGTSLSGLGLMRIAAYMNDANLKRINFGDCPFLKLQREGGDDDFALTANHFFSALQNIEDLSIPQLGTLSDQDMAILRKEIGNMKSLKRMDLSLNQSITGVSVYDLLKALKESSLKPLEYLNIDGCTSVSHITINALKAQGLVQQVSSIYEKVKWRKFGLNSYKYQK, encoded by the coding sequence ATGAATGGAACTGATGATGTTGTAGAAAAAGCTTTAGATTTAGGCACCGCATACTTTAAGGGTGAAGATTTTGTCAAGGCTaaagatattttcaaaaaggcaTTGCAACTGGTAAGATCTTATGATGAGCAGGAACTAGGGAGAATACGAGAGCGTTATGGCGCAAAAGAAGTCACAACTGCAAGAGAATCACCTAGTAGCTGCAAAGTGTATCACCCCAGGTATGTTCGAATATTGGATAATCTAAGTGCCACGTATGAGAAATTAGGTGAGCTAGAAACAGCGTTAAAGTATGCCCAAAAGATGACCGATGTGGAGCCTTACAATTTAAAATGCTTCATTAGAGGTGGAAAAATACTGCAGAAACTTCGGAGAGACCGCAGTGCGCTCAAATTATACGATAAAGCCATAAAGATGACGAAGCAAACAGATAGGCAATTCGTTGTGGGGCCGCAATCGCGATGGCTCACAATCAttgatcaacaaaaaaggTACGTTAGTAATCGTATCAAGACTCAAAGCCTCAATTGTAAACAGCTAATGCCAGTATCCGATTTATCCTCCAAAAGAACTTACTTGGATCCCATTGCGAAAGAACAGcgacttttcaaaaaaacgaaaGATAGTAAATGTCAGGCCACATCACCGCAAGTTGTAGCAGTTGATTTTATACGCCAACTACCTTTGGAAGTCATTcctttcattttgaaacgTTTTACGTCCAAGGAATTATTGCAGCTTGTACCGGTTTGCAAGACATGGAAGAATATAATCCTCAAGCTGCCAGAAATTTTCCGAAGCTTTGTTTTACATCGTGCCTCACCTAAGGACATTGGAAATTTCTGTGATTTTTTACGCACGGTTAGCTCTCAGTACTCAAACCCACTACAAGGGTTTCCAGTGGAGTCTATACACTTCTCAGTAAAAGCACCGTCGGACGAAATAAAAACACTTGATTTGCTATTTTTACGACTGCAAGATGTTTGCTTTCGTAAGATGATCTTGACAGTTCCAAATTGCAGCACGTCTCATTTCGCTAAAATCACCTCTAAAGATCGGGATTTGACaaaaagaatgaatgaATTATCAGTTGTTTTATCATTGAGGCAAGATAAGCACcatgaaaataaaattttaaaaaatttccCAAATCTGAAACGAATAGAGATAATTTTTGAGTCCTCTGTCGTTCCTATTACAGAACTATCTTCTGTAAGCCAGGAAGTAAATGTTGATGCGGGATGCATGAATGCGATCGAGTCATTTAAACTCATCTGCAATTACGGTAAAATAAAAACCTTTCCTTTTCTcgatcttttcaaaagcgGCGTTTCgaaaaatctttcaagTTTGTGTATTACTGGTGTTACGTTTACTCGTGGTACTACTCAGTTCGATTGGctaagaaatttcaaatcattaAAAGATATTTGGATCGAAGGCAACAAAAATGCCACATTTTCGTCATTTATGAAATTATTCAGAGATTATTCTTTAAGCACACACCTCACAACCTTGACATTCAGGGAAGATAGCATTAGTGCAAGATTTGACTTGGAGGAGGTCTCAGACGATTATTTCTATGgcaacaatttgaaaaatctgtcCTCTTTGGATGTAATGGGAACTTCTTTAAGTGGATTAGGCCTCATGCGGATTGCCGCTTATATGAATGATGCCAATCTGAAGAGAATTAATTTTGGTGATTGCCCATTTCTGAAACTACAACGCGAAGGGGGAGATGACGATTTCGCACTGACAGCtaatcattttttctctgcgttacaaaatattgaagatcTGTCTATCCCTCAACTTGGCACCCTGAGTGACCAAGATATGGCAATTTTAAGGAAGGAAATTGGCAAcatgaaaagtttgaagCGGATGGACTTGTCATTGAATCAGTCCATTACCGGTGTTTCGGTTTATGATTTACTCAAAGCTCTCAAAGAATCCAGTTTAAAGCCTTTGGAGTACCTTAATATAGATGGTTGCACCTCTGTTTCACACATTACAATTAATGCTCTCAAAGCGCAAGGTCTCGTTCAACAAGTGAGTAGCATTTATGAAAAGGTTAAATGGCGAAAATTTGGATTGAATTCTTataaatatcaaaaatag